GGCGTGCGGCACCGGGCAGCAGCGTCCCGGGCCGGTGGCGGCGCCTGACCTAGTTTTGGGGAGCggagtgcccagcacagcagcgGCCGCCGCCGCGAAGGTCAGCCCGGCGCCGCCaacacctcccctggcagctgCCACCTTCCCGGCGGAGCGGCTCCCGGCGAGGCTCCCGAGCGCCCACAGCTGGGCCCTACCTTGTCGGTCTGGAAGCTGACGGGCGCACCGTACCGGCAGTAGGTGACAAAGTGCTCGCAGTTGTTCCAGAGGAGGCTGTAGGCCGTGGCTCCCACCAGCTTCTCCGCCCGGCGGGCCGCCTCCTCGCTGCCCAGCACCTGGTCCTCGAAGAGCCGGTCCATGTGGTTGACGAGGATGCTGCCGCCGTAGGCGAAGTCCTCCACCGTGTCCACGCGGATGCTGGCCGTTTTGGTGATGACGCCCAGGATTAGCCGCTTGTTGGTCACTACCTGCTGAATCTGCCGGCGGTCGCCTGTAAAGGCGGGCAGGATATCGGGCATCAGGTGGGCGACGCGGTTCTCGCCCAAGTAGATGCCGAAGTGGATGAAGAGGGTGCGGGGCACCTCTAGCAGGTCACCCCGCTTGAAGCAGCTGGTGTCGTAGTACCCGGGGGCCGGCGGTGGTTCCTCATCGGAGCCCGCGGGCAGGGGCCGGACGTGAACGAGgaacagcagcttctccagcagcgATGCCGCCTGCGGCACCGGGTTCTTCATCGTCGGCGAGGGGCGCCCTCGCTGCCGCCGAGGAGCCCCGACCCCCCGGGCCCGCTTTTCTAGGCTaccgggcggggcggggcggccaCCCAGGCCAGCCTACCGGGTGAGCGGCGTGCGGGGAGCGCCCGCCCCGAGGAGCAGCCGCATTTTATTGGGAAGCGCGACGGGCACACTGAGCCGAACAGAGAGCTGGTGGCGCGACTTCGGCTCGGCCCTCGCAATAGCAGCGTGCCCGCAGCCCGGACCAGTGTGCCACCCGCAGCTCTCCGACCTGTCCTCGGGGATGCCCAGGTAGAAGAGCAAGAACGGTGCGTTTAAAGCCTTTATCCGCTCCAGGAAGCTCAGCGAATGGTCCCGGGGCCACAGGCGCTTCCTTTACCTTCTCCCGCCGATGGGACCCAAGGAGCTCTGGGCACCCGCCCGGGCAGCAACCCTGCGGGGCAAGTGGCGCCCGGCTCGGAGGCCGGGGGGCAGTGGAATAGAGCTGCCGCAGTACTCGTTCGATGGCGGGAGTGAAGAGCGGGT
The DNA window shown above is from Indicator indicator isolate 239-I01 chromosome 8, UM_Iind_1.1, whole genome shotgun sequence and carries:
- the LRAT gene encoding lecithin retinol acyltransferase; the protein is MKNPVPQAASLLEKLLFLVHVRPLPAGSDEEPPPAPGYYDTSCFKRGDLLEVPRTLFIHFGIYLGENRVAHLMPDILPAFTGDRRQIQQVVTNKRLILGVITKTASIRVDTVEDFAYGGSILVNHMDRLFEDQVLGSEEAARRAEKLVGATAYSLLWNNCEHFVTYCRYGAPVSFQTDKFCETVKMIIRDQRSVLASMLVGLASIVCLGLAPSTTLPTIFIPFFLWMAG